One genomic segment of Ictalurus punctatus breed USDA103 chromosome 12, Coco_2.0, whole genome shotgun sequence includes these proteins:
- the LOC108272494 gene encoding uncharacterized protein LOC108272494 gives MATVDFAQGSTGDIRILVVGRRGSGKSSSGNTILGKKVFSSPKRYKEKVTKTCEEHTCHVGGRKVCVIDTPDLLDPDVTEDELQQEKDKLVSLCQSGLHAVLLVVPVGEELQNEEEMLDLIKGLFGPNIQKFTVVLFTRGDELEEDETIVKFVERHGGSELKQLVKDCGNRKHLFNNTDTVQRQVTELLSIINLMVSRNGSQFYMAQRRSSIQKDITFSGAADLQKQLGEQVPQVRLVLLGKTGVGKSASGNTILGRNVFQSAASPTSQTRECSSHKILRGGKQISIIDTPGIFDTQLSNQDVIREIMNCLTYSSPGPHAFLIVISLSVRFTQEERSTVDEIKKTFQNVDRYTMILFTYKDNLKKNIRQFLQDGDPALRELVARCGDRYHCLNNKAPSYKQFKEFMEKVEHMVHDNKGTHYTDNIYGGVERAICNIQDQKLKEKVEQCKRRNPDASRTEWQKIYWNLLQESRTEAEKILVKDNHIVTLAEKFGALQTTSEEQEKATNAALGEGISYVQVMQTAFRASVELAKQKICAVQ, from the exons ATGGCTACTGTGGACTTTGCTCAAG GTTCTACAGGAGACATCAGGATCTTAGTGGTGGGGAGAAGAGGTTCTGGGAAAAGCTCCTCAGGAAACACAATACtgggaaaaaaagtgttcagCAGTCCAAAACGCTACAAAGAGAAAGTCACTAAAACATGTGAAGAACACACCTGCCATGTTGGAGgaaggaaggtgtgtgtgattgacacTCCAGACCTGCTGGATCCAGATGTCACAGAAGATGAGCTCCAGCAAGAGAAAGATAAGCTggtgtctctctgtcagtctggTCTTCATGCTGTTCTGCTTGTAGTTCCTGTTGGAGAAGAGTTGCAGAATGAGGAGGAGATGCTGGACCTCATTAAAGGATTATTCGGTCCAAACATCCAGAAGTTTACCGTAGTGCTCTTCACACGAGGAGACGAGCTGGAGGAGGACGAGACGATTGTAAAGTTTGTAGAAAGGCACGGAGGAAGTGAGCTCAAGCAGTTGGTTAAAGACTGTGGGAACAGAAAACATCTCTTCAATAACACCGACACAGTGCAGCGCCAAGTCACCGAGTTACTGAGTATAATTAACCTCATGGTGAGCAGGAACGGAAGCCAGTTTTACATGGCTCAAAGGAGGTCCAGTATTCAGAAGGACATCACAT TTTCAGGTGCAGCAGATCTCCAAAAGCAGCTTGGTGAACAAGTGCCCCAGGTGAGACTGGTGCTTCTGGGAAAGACTGGAGTTGGGAAGAGTGCTTCTGGAAACACCATCCTCGGAAGAAACGTGTTCCAGTCTGCTGCTAGCCCAACCTCACAAACCAGAGAGTGCAGTTCTCATAAAATCCTAAGGGGCGGTAAACAAATCTCCATCATTGACACACCTGGAATTTTTGATACCCAGCTCAGTAACCAAGATGTGATCAGGGAAATAATGAACTGTTTGACCTATTCCTCTCCGGGACCTCACGCTTTCCTCATAGTGATCAGTTTATCAGTACGATTCACCCAGGAGGAGAGGAGCACCGTGGATGAAATCAAAAAGACCTTTCAGAATGTAGACAGGTACACAATGATACTCTTTACTTATAAAGACAACCTGAAGAAGAACATCAGGCAGTTCCTTCAGGACGGAGACCCTGCTCTCAGAGAGTTAGTAGCGAGATGTGGAGATCGGTACCACTGTTTAAACAACAAAGCACCGAGCTACAAACAATTCAAAGAATTCATGGAGAAAGTGGAGCACATGGTGCATGATAATAAGGGAACTCACTACACAGACAATATCTACGGGGGTGTGGAGAGAGCGATTTGTAACATTCAGGACCAGAagttaaaagaaaaagtggaaCAGTGCAAAAGAAGAAATCCAGATGCTTCCAGGACTGAATGGCAGAAAATCTACTGGAACCTGCTGCAGGAATCAAGAACTGAAGCAGAGAAGATTCTGGTGAAAGACAATCATATTGTGACATTGGCAGAAAAGTTTGGAGCGCTGCAGACAACATCAGAGGAGCAGGAGAAGGCAACGAATGCAGCTCTAGGTGAAGGAATAAGTTACGTTCAAGTGATGCAAACTGCTTTCAGAGCATCAGTCGAACTTGCCAAGCAGAAAATATGTGCTGTTCAGTG